Proteins from a single region of Aythya fuligula isolate bAytFul2 chromosome 3, bAytFul2.pri, whole genome shotgun sequence:
- the TSNAX gene encoding translin-associated protein X, producing the protein MSGKEGSGGFRKRKHDNFPQGQKKEEKENVNPSSPLMTSFKSFQLELDTRHDKYERLVKLSRDITIESKRTIFLLHRFTSAPNGEEILNESEVKLDAVRRKIKQVAQELIGEDMYQFHRAISPGLQEYVEAASFQYFIKTRSLISVEEINKQLVFTAEDKEETTNTTSSSQDKQPHTWSLKVTPVDYLLGVADLTGELMRLCISSVGNGDIDTPFELSQFLRQIYDGFTFIGNTGPYEVSKKLYTLKQSLAKVENACYTLKVRGSEIPKHMLADVFSSKTELIDQEEGLS; encoded by the exons ATGAGCGGCAAGGAAG GATCGGGTGGGTTCAGGAAACGAAAGCATGACAATTTCCCACAGGGtcaaaaaaaggaggaaaaagagaatgttAATCCGTCTTCGCCTTTGATGACATCTTTTAAAT CGTTTCAGCTGGAGCTTGACACCAGGCATGACAAATACGAACGGCTTGTGAAGCTCAGTCGTGATATAACTATTGAAAGCAAACGAACGATATTTCTGCTCCACAGGTTTACCAG TGCTCCCAATGGGGAAGAAATACTAAATGAATCTGAAGTCAAGTTAGATGCTGTCAGACGAAAGATTAAGCAGGTTGCACAAGAACTAATTGGAGAAGACATGTATCAGTTCCACAGAGCTATATCTCCag GACTTCAAGAGTATGTTGAGGCAgcttcatttcagtattttattaaaacacgATCTTTAATTAGTGTTGAAGAGATCAATAAACAACTAGTATTTACAGCGGAAGACAaggaagaaacaacaaacacg ACCTCCAGTTCCCAGGATAAGCAACCACACACTTGGAGCCTGAAGGTAACACCCGTAGATTACCTGCTGGGAGTGGCTGACCTAACTGGAGAGCTGATGCGGCTGTGCATCAGCAGTGTCGGAAATGGTGACATTGACACACCTTTTGAACTGAGCCAGTTCTTACGTCAGATCTATGATGGTTTTACTTTTATTGGCAACACTGGACCTTATGAAGTATCGAAGAAGCTGTATACCTTGAAACAGAGTCTGGCAAAAGTAGAGAATGCCTGCTACACGTTGAAAGTACGGGGATCTGAAATCCCAAAGCACATGCTGGCTGATGTGTTCTCCTCCAAAACAGAATTGATTGACCAAGAGGAAGGTCTGTCTTAA